One window of the Paenibacillus beijingensis genome contains the following:
- a CDS encoding class I SAM-dependent methyltransferase: MGFLSVLSTAHRWIAERVQPGSAVIDATVGGGVDARFLAETVGPKGVLYGFDIQAEALLRTEARLAPLREQNLLPEVHLLQSSHSEMERSIPRELHGTIAAIMFNLGYLPGADTTLVTLPETTLAALDASMRLLAPGGILTCVLYPGHPGGREEADAVEGWAAALPSALGQAALYRMIQKPAAPYLVAIEKRTSISL, from the coding sequence ATGGGCTTCCTGTCGGTGCTCAGCACCGCTCACCGCTGGATTGCCGAGCGCGTCCAGCCCGGCAGCGCCGTCATCGACGCTACGGTCGGTGGCGGCGTGGATGCGCGCTTCCTGGCGGAAACCGTCGGCCCCAAAGGGGTGCTGTACGGTTTCGATATCCAGGCCGAAGCGCTGCTCAGAACCGAGGCGCGTCTTGCTCCGCTGCGGGAACAAAACCTGCTTCCGGAAGTGCACCTGCTGCAAAGCAGCCATTCGGAGATGGAGCGTTCGATTCCCCGGGAGCTGCACGGAACGATTGCCGCGATCATGTTCAATCTCGGGTACTTGCCGGGCGCCGATACGACGCTCGTTACGCTGCCTGAAACGACGCTCGCGGCATTGGACGCTTCCATGCGCCTGCTTGCCCCGGGCGGCATCCTCACCTGCGTGCTCTATCCCGGCCATCCCGGAGGCAGGGAAGAAGCCGACGCCGTGGAAGGATGGGCGGCGGCGCTTCCGTCCGCGCTCGGGCAAGCAGCGCTTTACCGGATGATCCAAAAACCCGCGGCTCCTTACCTCGTAGCCATCGAGAAACGGACATCCATATCTCTCTAG
- a CDS encoding VOC family protein, translated as MPARKIEHIGIMAKDLEASIEFYCRVIGLEHRSTLTHTGGVIQMAFLSFPGSNETDIELISGYNASLPAEGKVHHAAFTVDDIEAEFDRMKRLNVPLLEQEITTLPNGARYFFFFGPDGEHLEMFQPGQAPA; from the coding sequence ATGCCCGCACGCAAAATCGAACATATCGGCATTATGGCGAAAGACCTGGAAGCATCCATCGAATTTTATTGCCGGGTTATCGGCCTGGAGCACCGTTCCACGCTGACGCACACGGGCGGCGTCATTCAGATGGCATTCCTCTCATTTCCCGGCTCGAATGAAACGGACATCGAACTGATCTCCGGCTACAACGCTTCGCTGCCCGCCGAAGGCAAGGTGCATCACGCCGCCTTCACGGTCGACGATATCGAAGCGGAATTTGACCGCATGAAGCGTTTGAACGTGCCGCTGCTGGAGCAGGAAATTACGACGCTGCCGAACGGAGCGCGTTACTTCTTCTTTTTCGGCCCGGACGGCGAGCACCTGGAAATGTTCCAACCCGGTCAGGCGCCCGCTTGA
- the manA gene encoding mannose-6-phosphate isomerase, class I, whose translation MMSQVQPYPLQFKPEMKERIWGGRALEQFGLELPEGSIGEGWMIGDHPNGTTKVISGPLAGLGLDEIREQYGKEWFGAKGFSEKNGRFPLLIKLLDCNDDLSIQVHPSDDYEALPAGELGKTEMWYILDAKPGAKIIYGLKEGVDRAALEQAINEGRIMDGLQEVPVEAGDAFYIPAGTVHALCAGVVVAEIQQNSDTTYRLYDYNRPGLDGKLRELHIEDSLNVIAYEGAGATRMKTSAASPGQWLTIAESPYFVVDKGVVRERWQLETNPASFVILVIAEGSGELKWSGSSQTVKAGECFLLPATLGQYELDGSMTVIRSLVA comes from the coding sequence ATGATGAGCCAAGTACAACCTTATCCGCTGCAATTCAAACCGGAAATGAAAGAACGAATCTGGGGAGGCCGCGCGCTGGAGCAGTTCGGGCTCGAGCTTCCGGAAGGGTCCATCGGCGAAGGCTGGATGATCGGCGATCACCCCAACGGCACAACGAAGGTCATAAGCGGTCCGCTTGCGGGCCTGGGGCTTGATGAAATTCGCGAGCAGTACGGCAAGGAATGGTTCGGGGCGAAAGGATTTTCCGAGAAAAATGGCCGTTTCCCGCTGCTGATCAAGCTGCTCGACTGCAACGACGATCTCTCGATTCAAGTACATCCCAGCGACGACTATGAAGCGCTGCCCGCCGGTGAGCTGGGGAAAACGGAAATGTGGTACATACTCGACGCCAAGCCGGGCGCCAAAATTATATACGGCCTGAAAGAAGGGGTCGACCGCGCAGCATTGGAGCAAGCGATCAACGAAGGCCGCATTATGGACGGCCTGCAGGAGGTTCCCGTTGAAGCCGGCGATGCGTTCTACATTCCGGCCGGAACGGTTCACGCCCTCTGCGCAGGCGTCGTTGTGGCGGAAATTCAGCAAAACTCCGATACGACTTACCGGCTGTACGATTATAACCGTCCCGGTTTGGACGGCAAGCTGCGCGAGCTGCATATCGAGGATTCGCTAAACGTTATCGCCTATGAAGGCGCAGGAGCTACGCGGATGAAAACATCGGCTGCCTCTCCGGGACAGTGGCTGACGATCGCAGAGTCGCCCTACTTCGTCGTCGATAAAGGCGTCGTCCGTGAGCGCTGGCAGCTGGAGACGAATCCCGCAAGCTTTGTCATTCTCGTGATCGCCGAAGGATCGGGTGAGCTGAAATGGAGCGGAAGCTCGCAAACCGTCAAAGCGGGAGAATGCTTTCTGCTGCCAGCGACGCTCGGGCAGTACGAGCTGGACGGCAGCATGACCGTCATCCGCAGCCTGGTGGCTTAA
- a CDS encoding SDR family oxidoreductase: MYSDLENKTVVITGAATGIGKAIAVRFGREKANVVLNYFDEKQEPQRIVDEIREAGGRAVAIQGDVTKEEDVKALIEGGVKHFGSVDVMINNAGIENEVPSHELSLEDWNRVISTNLTGAFLGSREAIKHMLETGKKGSVINMSSVHEVIPWPHFVHYASSKGGIKMLTQTLALEYAPKGIRVNSIGPGAIDTPINAEKFADPVLKKGVTDLVPMGYIGKPEEVAACAVWLASSEASYVTGITLFVDGGMTKYPEFQAGRG, translated from the coding sequence ATGTACAGTGATCTGGAGAACAAAACGGTCGTTATTACCGGCGCCGCTACCGGCATCGGCAAAGCAATCGCCGTCCGTTTCGGGCGCGAGAAGGCCAATGTCGTCCTAAACTATTTCGATGAAAAACAGGAGCCCCAGCGAATTGTAGACGAAATACGCGAAGCCGGCGGAAGAGCGGTGGCCATTCAGGGGGACGTGACAAAAGAAGAAGACGTCAAAGCTCTCATTGAGGGAGGCGTCAAGCACTTTGGTTCCGTCGACGTGATGATCAACAACGCGGGCATCGAAAATGAAGTGCCTTCCCATGAATTGTCGCTGGAGGACTGGAACCGGGTCATCTCCACCAACCTGACCGGTGCATTTCTCGGTTCCCGGGAAGCGATTAAACATATGCTCGAGACGGGAAAGAAAGGGTCCGTTATTAACATGTCCAGCGTCCATGAAGTGATTCCGTGGCCTCATTTCGTTCATTACGCATCAAGCAAGGGCGGCATCAAAATGCTGACCCAAACGTTGGCGCTCGAATATGCCCCGAAAGGGATCCGGGTCAACTCTATCGGTCCCGGCGCGATCGATACGCCGATCAATGCTGAAAAATTTGCGGATCCGGTGCTGAAAAAAGGCGTCACCGATCTCGTTCCGATGGGATATATCGGCAAACCGGAGGAAGTGGCGGCATGCGCCGTATGGCTCGCTTCGTCGGAAGCGTCCTACGTGACCGGCATTACGCTGTTCGTGGACGGAGGCATGACAAAATACCCCGAATTTCAAGCCGGACGGGGGTAA
- a CDS encoding B12-binding domain-containing radical SAM protein produces MNVVLATLNAKYIHTSLALRCLKAYSGDDFHIDIAEYTIKDPVMNIVSDLFSRNPDVVGFSCYIWNIEETITVVNMLRKIKPSLKIVLGGPEVSYDTEYWMERLPDVDFIVVGEGEETFHHLLQELEGEGKFHFVFGLAYRKPAADGSGTEIRINPPRPKLNLAKLPSPYRFPEDVASLGSRVVYFETSRGCPFSCQFCLSSIEVGVRYFDIERTKADILYLIDSGAKLIKFVDRTFNIKRDYALEMFKFLIENHRGCVFQFEITADIMRPEVLDYLAEHAPPGIFRFEIGVQSTNDPTNEAVQRRQNFAKLTRTVTKVRESGKIDQHLDLIAGLPHEDYNTFRKTFNDVFALRPEELQLGFLKMLRGTGLRLDAEKYGYIYMDHAPYEMLSNDLLSFSDIVRIKRVEDVLEKYWNAHRMDRTLLYLVERVFPSPFDFFQQFGDFWESRGWQKIGHQLEDLFSRLWAFLSSGTAVFGKAELQAPDTAETADTLSLPTAGRTGDLVSQPAAGRMGDTGSLPTAGETYDTLRVPAATADRTLDTDVALGLMKYDYFMNHNYKPRKVWWEFAMDKAEWSGWMRRIADNPAEVSEAFAALGYGERELTKHAVIEKLPFDLGAYLERGEIDKTAGTLLIMVYGDDAAGGRSVRPFTLLLAPEPSGAATLR; encoded by the coding sequence ATGAATGTCGTGCTTGCCACGCTGAATGCCAAATATATTCACACCTCGCTGGCGCTGCGCTGCCTGAAAGCGTACAGCGGGGACGATTTCCATATCGATATCGCAGAGTATACGATCAAGGACCCGGTCATGAACATCGTGTCGGACCTGTTCAGCCGCAACCCCGATGTCGTCGGCTTTTCCTGCTACATTTGGAATATCGAAGAAACGATAACCGTCGTCAACATGCTGCGCAAAATCAAGCCGTCCTTGAAAATCGTGCTCGGCGGTCCCGAAGTCAGCTACGACACCGAATATTGGATGGAACGGCTGCCGGACGTCGATTTCATCGTTGTGGGCGAGGGCGAGGAAACGTTCCACCATCTGCTGCAGGAGCTGGAAGGCGAGGGCAAGTTCCACTTTGTGTTCGGCCTCGCTTACCGCAAACCGGCCGCGGACGGCAGCGGAACCGAGATCCGCATCAATCCGCCGCGGCCGAAGCTGAATTTGGCAAAGCTTCCGTCGCCGTACCGTTTCCCCGAAGACGTGGCGAGTCTGGGGAGCCGGGTCGTCTATTTCGAGACGAGCCGCGGCTGTCCGTTCAGCTGCCAATTTTGTCTATCCAGCATCGAGGTTGGCGTCCGCTACTTCGACATTGAACGGACGAAGGCGGATATCCTTTATTTGATCGATTCCGGAGCGAAGCTGATCAAATTCGTCGACCGGACGTTTAATATTAAACGGGACTATGCGCTGGAAATGTTTAAGTTTTTGATCGAAAATCATCGCGGCTGCGTTTTCCAGTTCGAAATTACGGCGGACATTATGCGTCCCGAAGTGCTCGATTATTTGGCGGAGCATGCGCCGCCGGGCATCTTCCGCTTTGAAATCGGCGTCCAATCGACGAACGATCCGACAAACGAGGCGGTGCAGCGGCGGCAAAATTTTGCCAAGCTGACGCGCACGGTCACCAAGGTGCGGGAATCCGGCAAGATCGATCAGCATCTGGACCTGATTGCCGGCCTGCCCCACGAGGATTACAATACGTTCCGCAAGACGTTCAACGACGTGTTTGCGCTGCGTCCGGAGGAGCTGCAGCTCGGCTTTCTGAAAATGCTGCGCGGAACCGGACTCAGGCTGGATGCCGAGAAGTACGGGTACATTTATATGGATCATGCGCCTTACGAAATGCTCAGCAACGACTTGCTGTCGTTCTCGGACATCGTCCGCATTAAGCGGGTCGAGGATGTGCTCGAAAAATATTGGAATGCGCACCGGATGGACCGGACGCTGCTTTATTTGGTGGAGCGCGTCTTCCCGTCTCCGTTCGATTTTTTCCAGCAGTTCGGCGATTTCTGGGAAAGCCGCGGCTGGCAAAAAATCGGCCATCAGCTGGAGGACCTGTTCTCGCGTTTGTGGGCGTTCCTTTCATCGGGAACCGCAGTATTCGGCAAAGCGGAATTGCAGGCCCCTGATACAGCTGAAACTGCCGACACGTTATCGCTGCCGACTGCAGGAAGAACGGGCGACTTGGTATCGCAGCCGGCTGCAGGCAGAATGGGAGACACGGGATCGCTTCCGACTGCAGGCGAAACGTACGATACGTTAAGGGTGCCCGCTGCAACCGCCGATCGTACGCTGGACACCGACGTTGCGCTCGGGTTGATGAAATACGACTATTTCATGAATCACAACTACAAACCGCGCAAAGTATGGTGGGAGTTTGCGATGGACAAGGCGGAATGGAGCGGCTGGATGCGCCGCATTGCGGATAACCCCGCGGAAGTATCGGAAGCATTCGCCGCCCTGGGGTATGGGGAAAGAGAGCTGACGAAGCACGCCGTCATCGAAAAGCTTCCGTTTGACCTTGGCGCTTACCTCGAGCGGGGCGAGATCGACAAAACGGCAGGCACGCTGCTTATTATGGTGTATGGCGACGATGCAGCCGGCGGCCGCAGCGTCCGTCCGTTCACATTGCTGCTTGCTCCCGAGCCAAGCGGCGCGGCGACTCTCCGCTAG
- a CDS encoding stalk domain-containing protein, whose amino-acid sequence MTIDKRKPFYLLFGTFFVAWAVLFTLPGMIQPAAAAASPAIGKQTVQREISVAVDGMNVTLRRAPVIRKGSILVPMKDIFAALNAELIYAAKTKTITATDGYSTVTLQIGSSKAVVDGESVKLDVPAEAPSGVTMVPVRFVAEALEASVKWDAAARVVRITSADAIATAEAAAALKERESAKLSTREIVQQNDDSVVMIMTDNSQGSGVVIGDSYVLTNLHVMQDATSGTVITDNGTKLDIQGVAVYDDNSDLVLIKTKQPMSEPSVTLGTSYEVEKGDPVVTIGSPLGMQNTVSEGLISNIGTEEGVEYFQISAPIDHGSSGGGLFNEYGELIGITSSGVDDTSADLNYAVSVANIMSLLGEEFDESKVAFLAPSLPASLKGASNEDIVKLMKEQFGALQTSYGSLTFSDWTVTRDAKGWLVFNANLNADFYDYYETTVKEDFWMWAYNTASELSGMLPDETIQLAIYYDKTVGFEPRGYAEGEATATPDGKWRIRYAAADVQVKDDILIRMHN is encoded by the coding sequence TTGACGATTGATAAACGCAAACCGTTTTATTTGCTGTTCGGTACTTTTTTTGTAGCCTGGGCCGTATTATTCACGCTGCCCGGCATGATTCAGCCGGCGGCGGCTGCAGCTTCGCCGGCAATCGGCAAACAGACGGTTCAACGTGAAATCAGCGTTGCGGTCGACGGAATGAACGTGACGCTCCGGCGAGCGCCTGTTATCCGCAAAGGCTCGATTTTGGTGCCGATGAAAGATATTTTTGCCGCTCTTAATGCGGAATTGATCTACGCAGCGAAGACAAAGACAATTACCGCGACGGACGGTTACAGCACCGTTACGCTTCAAATCGGATCGTCGAAGGCCGTTGTGGACGGCGAATCCGTCAAGCTGGACGTTCCGGCGGAGGCGCCGTCAGGCGTGACGATGGTGCCGGTCCGGTTTGTGGCGGAGGCGCTGGAGGCAAGCGTCAAATGGGACGCCGCTGCGCGGGTCGTTCGCATCACCTCGGCGGACGCCATTGCCACTGCGGAAGCGGCCGCCGCCTTGAAGGAGCGGGAAAGCGCCAAGCTGTCAACGCGGGAGATCGTCCAGCAAAACGACGACAGCGTCGTCATGATTATGACGGATAACTCGCAAGGCAGCGGCGTTGTGATCGGAGACAGCTATGTGCTGACGAACCTTCACGTCATGCAGGATGCAACGTCGGGAACGGTCATAACCGATAACGGGACGAAACTGGATATTCAAGGGGTTGCCGTCTATGACGACAATTCCGACCTTGTCCTAATCAAGACGAAACAGCCGATGAGCGAGCCGTCCGTCACGCTGGGCACGTCCTACGAGGTAGAGAAGGGGGATCCGGTGGTAACGATCGGGAGCCCGCTCGGCATGCAAAACACCGTTTCGGAAGGCTTGATCAGCAATATCGGAACCGAGGAAGGCGTGGAGTATTTTCAAATAAGCGCCCCGATCGATCATGGCAGCTCCGGCGGCGGGTTGTTTAACGAGTACGGGGAACTGATCGGCATTACTTCCTCGGGAGTAGACGACACGAGCGCCGATTTGAACTATGCGGTATCGGTGGCGAATATCATGTCTTTGCTTGGCGAAGAGTTCGATGAAAGCAAGGTTGCTTTTCTGGCGCCTTCCTTGCCCGCAAGTTTGAAGGGCGCCTCGAACGAGGATATCGTCAAGCTGATGAAAGAGCAGTTCGGCGCGCTGCAGACGTCGTACGGTAGCTTGACGTTCAGCGATTGGACGGTGACGCGCGACGCGAAAGGGTGGCTCGTTTTCAACGCCAACCTGAACGCGGATTTTTACGATTACTATGAGACGACCGTGAAAGAAGATTTCTGGATGTGGGCGTATAACACCGCTTCTGAGCTGTCCGGGATGCTTCCGGACGAAACGATCCAGCTCGCGATTTATTACGACAAGACGGTCGGCTTCGAGCCCCGCGGTTATGCGGAAGGAGAAGCGACCGCAACGCCGGACGGCAAATGGCGGATTCGTTACGCCGCGGCCGACGTGCAGGTGAAGGACGATATTTTGATAAGGATGCATAACTAG
- a CDS encoding NHL repeat-containing protein, with product MALYSGFSSPVGMVYDNEGNLYVANWSGGNVTKITPKGEKSTYVDGMGSPAGLALDSQNNLYVADYSQDVIYKVNNGQKSLFARGLHTPTGLTMTKEGELLVANRSSDEIVKVSSKGEITTVANGLQTPVGVVQDSKGNLYVSNYSGGISFISADGKAKTVSETFSTPGVGIAVNSKDEVFVVDYGDGSVKQIGNDGQAVNIIENVSSPVGLMFDKEGALYVAAWGGGTIYRFA from the coding sequence GTGGCCCTCTATTCCGGATTTAGCTCACCGGTCGGCATGGTGTACGACAACGAAGGGAATTTATACGTTGCGAATTGGAGCGGCGGCAATGTGACGAAAATCACTCCGAAAGGTGAAAAAAGCACCTATGTCGACGGAATGGGCTCCCCTGCAGGTTTGGCTTTGGACAGTCAAAATAATTTGTATGTTGCCGATTATTCCCAGGACGTGATCTATAAAGTGAATAACGGGCAGAAATCGTTGTTTGCCAGAGGGCTTCACACCCCTACCGGATTAACGATGACGAAAGAGGGGGAGCTGCTTGTTGCGAACCGCAGCAGCGACGAAATCGTAAAGGTGTCTTCGAAAGGAGAGATAACGACAGTCGCAAATGGGCTTCAAACCCCGGTCGGTGTCGTACAGGATTCCAAAGGCAACCTGTATGTCTCCAATTACTCCGGCGGGATCTCCTTTATTTCCGCAGATGGAAAAGCGAAGACGGTTTCCGAGACTTTCTCAACGCCCGGAGTCGGTATTGCGGTCAATAGCAAAGATGAAGTGTTTGTTGTCGATTATGGAGACGGTTCCGTCAAACAAATCGGCAATGACGGACAAGCGGTGAATATTATCGAGAACGTAAGCAGTCCTGTCGGATTGATGTTCGATAAAGAAGGGGCGCTGTACGTTGCCGCATGGGGAGGCGGAACAATCTACCGGTTTGCATGA
- a CDS encoding HD domain-containing phosphohydrolase, with protein sequence MISPLQPFLHLADAVIITDEEHYILAVNETYEKITGYSSHQIIGKKASVLRSTYTPEETYIHMKKALRSGSPWSGVFTNRRQTKQLWHSSITITPFTVEGATYFIGVFRELEQLDRGYYLDEYRVGRIQESLLKVLAISCEIRDPGIESHLLRVQQMTEMLVVRHNERLDLRLPPQNLSLITHSSILHDIGKSSIPEGILYKPGPLADYERTIIEMHTLIGVDIVDKIYAELDDELFENELSTAKNIILYHHERWDGLGYPHRLQGPRIPLEARIVSVVDVFDALTTKRPYKEKWDVKTAVQYLQEHKNKQFDPDIVDSFVSLYEDGTLAVSC encoded by the coding sequence ATGATCAGCCCGTTGCAACCTTTCCTGCATTTGGCGGATGCGGTCATCATTACGGACGAGGAGCATTACATACTGGCGGTAAACGAAACTTACGAAAAAATTACAGGGTACTCCTCGCATCAAATCATCGGGAAAAAAGCAAGCGTACTGCGCTCCACCTATACTCCCGAAGAAACCTACATCCATATGAAAAAAGCGCTGCGGTCCGGATCTCCCTGGTCGGGGGTATTTACAAACCGGAGGCAGACGAAACAATTGTGGCACTCTTCCATTACGATTACTCCTTTTACGGTGGAGGGAGCGACGTACTTCATCGGCGTATTCCGGGAGCTGGAGCAGTTAGACCGCGGATATTATTTGGACGAATACCGGGTCGGACGCATTCAGGAATCGTTATTGAAAGTACTTGCCATTTCGTGTGAAATTCGCGATCCCGGAATCGAATCGCACCTGCTGAGAGTGCAGCAAATGACGGAAATGCTCGTAGTCCGCCATAACGAAAGGCTTGACCTGCGTTTGCCGCCGCAAAATCTGTCTCTCATCACTCATTCCAGCATTTTACACGATATCGGAAAATCGTCCATTCCGGAAGGAATTTTGTATAAGCCGGGACCGCTAGCGGATTATGAACGCACCATCATTGAGATGCACACACTGATCGGGGTCGACATCGTCGACAAAATTTACGCCGAATTGGATGATGAGCTGTTTGAAAATGAACTGTCCACTGCGAAAAACATCATTCTGTATCATCACGAGCGATGGGACGGCTTGGGATATCCGCACCGGCTGCAGGGACCGCGCATTCCGCTGGAGGCGCGCATTGTGAGCGTTGTCGATGTGTTTGATGCGTTGACTACCAAAAGGCCGTATAAAGAGAAATGGGACGTTAAGACTGCCGTTCAATATTTGCAGGAACATAAAAATAAGCAGTTTGACCCGGATATCGTCGATTCCTTTGTCTCTCTTTATGAGGATGGAACGCTCGCCGTATCATGCTAA
- the speD gene encoding adenosylmethionine decarboxylase encodes MKLSPEQRITLHGFNNLTKSLSFNMYDICYTKTKEEREAYLQYIDDQYNADRLTSILQTVAEIIGAHVLNIAKQDYVPEGASVTVLVSEGPVVEVPTESYDESPGPLPSSAVIQLDKSHITVHTYPEYHPDEGISTFRADIDVSTCGEISPLKALNYLIHSFDTDIMTIDYRVRGFTRDINGHKLFIDHEISSIQNYIPDQIKSLFDMIDVNVYQENIFHTKCKLKQFDLDNYLFGYTKEKLGAAEQVKITERLKIEMDEIYYGKNMVRV; translated from the coding sequence ATGAAACTTTCACCTGAACAGCGGATCACTTTGCACGGGTTCAATAACTTGACCAAATCGCTCAGCTTCAATATGTACGACATTTGTTACACGAAAACGAAAGAAGAACGCGAAGCGTATTTGCAGTATATCGACGATCAGTACAATGCGGACCGGTTAACGAGCATTTTGCAGACCGTAGCCGAAATAATCGGCGCGCATGTTCTGAACATCGCCAAGCAGGATTATGTCCCGGAAGGCGCAAGCGTTACGGTGCTCGTGTCCGAAGGCCCGGTCGTCGAGGTGCCCACGGAGTCGTATGATGAATCCCCCGGCCCGCTTCCAAGCTCGGCCGTGATCCAGCTGGACAAAAGCCACATTACGGTCCATACGTACCCCGAGTACCACCCCGACGAAGGCATCAGCACGTTCCGGGCGGACATCGATGTGTCCACCTGCGGGGAAATTTCGCCGCTTAAAGCGCTGAACTATTTGATCCACTCGTTCGATACCGATATTATGACCATTGATTACCGGGTCCGCGGCTTCACGAGAGATATTAACGGCCACAAGTTATTTATCGACCACGAGATCAGCTCGATCCAAAACTACATCCCGGATCAGATCAAATCGCTCTTCGATATGATCGATGTCAATGTGTATCAGGAAAATATTTTTCATACGAAATGCAAGCTCAAGCAGTTCGATCTCGACAACTATTTGTTCGGGTATACGAAAGAAAAGCTGGGCGCCGCCGAACAAGTGAAAATAACCGAGCGGTTGAAGATCGAAATGGACGAGATCTATTACGGCAAAAACATGGTACGCGTATAG
- a CDS encoding cupin domain-containing protein — MEQKQSPLVKALAMEPHVEGGWYKETWKASYTIPHDVLGTRYSGARAAASATYFLLHPGETSAWHVVLSDELWLYHSGGPLKLTLGGSGEQPEEGESFILGMDVANGQVPQALVPANVWQTATPLGDEPVFVTCVVAPAFHYDDFKLVDK, encoded by the coding sequence ATGGAACAAAAACAATCCCCGCTTGTCAAAGCTTTGGCCATGGAGCCGCATGTGGAAGGCGGCTGGTATAAGGAAACGTGGAAAGCATCTTACACGATTCCCCACGATGTACTCGGAACCCGTTATTCAGGCGCAAGGGCGGCGGCCAGCGCGACGTACTTCCTGCTTCATCCGGGAGAGACGTCCGCATGGCACGTCGTCTTGTCCGACGAGCTGTGGCTCTACCATTCCGGCGGTCCGCTGAAGCTGACGCTGGGCGGAAGCGGCGAGCAGCCGGAAGAAGGAGAATCGTTCATTCTCGGCATGGACGTTGCAAACGGACAAGTTCCGCAGGCGCTCGTTCCCGCAAACGTATGGCAGACGGCTACGCCTCTTGGCGATGAACCGGTATTCGTCACCTGCGTCGTAGCCCCGGCATTCCATTACGATGATTTCAAGCTGGTCGATAAATAG
- a CDS encoding DMT family transporter — protein MLGVLYSVMAGVFICLQSVFNTRVSEKAGFWLTNTFVHGSGFLLSLIIFWLIRDGSAHKLQTVNKMYLLGGVCGVIIVFSIMKAITSLGPAYSVAIVLISQLVIMLLFESFGLFGTEKIPLSANRLIGIGVMAVGVIVYKLK, from the coding sequence ATGCTTGGGGTGCTGTACTCCGTGATGGCCGGAGTTTTCATCTGTTTACAAAGTGTGTTTAATACGCGGGTAAGCGAAAAAGCCGGCTTTTGGCTGACCAATACATTCGTGCACGGGTCCGGTTTTTTGCTGTCGCTGATCATTTTCTGGCTGATCCGCGACGGCAGCGCGCACAAGCTGCAGACGGTCAACAAAATGTATTTGCTGGGCGGCGTCTGCGGCGTGATTATCGTATTTTCGATCATGAAGGCGATTACGTCGCTCGGTCCGGCATACTCGGTCGCCATTGTGCTCATTTCGCAACTGGTCATCATGCTGCTGTTTGAGAGCTTCGGCCTGTTCGGTACGGAAAAAATTCCGCTGTCCGCAAACAGGCTGATCGGGATCGGCGTCATGGCCGTCGGAGTGATCGTTTACAAGCTCAAATAG
- a CDS encoding cyclic nucleotide-binding domain-containing protein, with product MKKINDPAAIARYVNEHRLSGIFDEQTIAAMELFAYDKGEPICSAGDSLSQLYLLVSGKMKIYTVLPNGKSVLLRFNNPLAVVGDIEFLTEYPVRSNVESVLESFVLTLKYETLRESAYDDPVFLRFMMKHLSHKLYTVSNASSLNLLYPVETRFASYLLSVTADAGNKSATEELKTAKLTEVAELLGTSYRHLNRVVTGLASAGILERQRGRIVIKERDRLEQLASGNLYS from the coding sequence ATGAAAAAAATTAACGATCCGGCAGCGATCGCTCGTTATGTTAACGAACATCGGCTGAGCGGTATTTTTGACGAGCAAACGATTGCGGCCATGGAGCTGTTTGCTTATGACAAAGGGGAGCCGATCTGCTCGGCGGGCGACTCTCTGTCCCAGCTCTATTTGCTCGTCAGCGGCAAAATGAAGATTTACACCGTGCTGCCGAACGGGAAATCGGTGCTGCTGCGCTTCAATAATCCGCTGGCCGTCGTGGGAGATATTGAATTTTTGACGGAATATCCCGTTAGAAGCAACGTGGAATCGGTACTTGAAAGCTTTGTCCTTACCCTCAAATACGAAACGCTTCGCGAATCGGCTTATGACGACCCCGTATTTCTGCGGTTTATGATGAAGCATCTGTCTCATAAGCTGTATACCGTTTCCAATGCGTCCAGCTTAAATCTTCTATATCCCGTTGAGACGAGATTCGCAAGTTATTTGCTTTCCGTCACGGCGGATGCCGGGAACAAATCGGCAACCGAGGAACTGAAAACGGCGAAGCTGACGGAAGTCGCCGAGCTGCTCGGCACGAGCTACAGGCATCTGAACCGGGTGGTAACGGGCCTCGCGTCGGCCGGAATTTTAGAGCGGCAGCGGGGGAGGATCGTCATTAAAGAGAGGGACCGGCTTGAACAACTGGCTAGCGGCAACTTGTACAGCTAG